A window of the Hordeum vulgare subsp. vulgare chromosome 5H, MorexV3_pseudomolecules_assembly, whole genome shotgun sequence genome harbors these coding sequences:
- the LOC123399972 gene encoding DEAD-box ATP-dependent RNA helicase 9-like translates to MYAMIRRADPLRRRAASAVLAALLQHPAGPSAAGASALPPQSPLPPSAMWFHSRPGPLGYRETGAARAGAHAQFAADEGWNYEDARKPAGAVSGAGAAAGAKEEGLEVAKLGISSEIVKRLAAKGITKLFPIQKAVLEPAMQGKDMVGRAKTGTGKTLAFGIPIMDAIIRHNEINKPGRLPLAICLAPTRELAKQVDKEFVDSSPLQTLCVYGGTPIQQQMRALDYGVDVVVGTPGRVIDLLKRGALNLSMVQFVVLDEADQMLSVGFDEDVEIILNKVPPKRQTLMFSATMPPWIRKLMQKYLKDPVIVDLVGEDDQKLAEGISLLSIATENHAKPAVLAQLIQDHAKGGKCIVFTQTKRDADRLSYTMGRTVQCQALHGDITQGQRERTLQGFREGRFSTLIATDVAARGLDIPNVDLVIHYELPNNSEIFVHRSGRTGRAGKKGIAIVMYGYNQSRAVRGIENDVGGKFQELPKINVEGSDLTMASGFDSYGGGGGGGRSRGGGFGGRSGGFGNSSSRGGGLGDSGFGRSGGGFGRSGGGGGGFGDSGFGRSGGGGGGFGDSGFGRSGGGGGFGSSGGFGGSGSGRSGGFGSGSGSSGSSWGGFGSFGGKSS, encoded by the exons ATGTACGCCATGATCCGCCGCGCGGATCCCCTGCGGAGGCGCGCAGCGTCGGCCGTCCTGGCCGCGCTGCTGCAGCACCCGGCGGGCCCCTCCGCCGCCGGCGCGTCGGCCCTCCCGCCGCAGTCGCCGCTCCCGCCGTCGGCGATGTGGTTCCACTCGAGGCCGGGCCCGCTCGGGTACCGGGAGACGGGGGCCGCGCGGGCCGGGGCGCACGCCCAGTTCGCGGCGGATGAGGGGTGGAACTACGAGGATGCGAGGAAGCCGGCGGGGGCCGTGTCTGGGGCTGGTGCTGCGGCCGGCGCCAAGGAGGAGGGGCTGGAGGTGGCCAAGCTCGGGATCTCGTCCGAGATCGTCAAAAGGCTCGCCGCCAAGGGCATCACCAAGCTGTTCCCCATCCAG AAAGCTGTCCTTGAGCCAGCAATGCAGGGCAAGGACATGGTTGGCCGTGCCAAAACAGGGACAGGGAAAACTTTGGCTTTTGGAATTCCCATAATGGATGCTATTATTCGCCATAATGAAATCAACAA ACCTGGACGGCTTCCCCTGGCGATATGTCTGGCCCCAACACGGGAGCTTGCAAAACAAGTTGACAAAGAATTTGTTGACTCTTCCCCACTGCAGACACTCTGTGTATATGGAGGCACTCCAATTCAGCAACAAATGAGAGCACTTGACTATGGTGTTGATGTAGTTGTTGGGACACCAGGACGGGTAATTGATCTGCTAAAGAGAGGGGCTCTGAATTTGTCAATGGTCCAGTTTGTTGTTCTTGATGAAGCAGACCAGATGCTGTCAGTCGgttttgatgaagatgttgagatAATTTTGAATAAGGTGCCTCCAAAACGTCAAACCTTGATGTTCTCTGCAACAATGCCACCCTGGATACGCAAGCTGATGCAGAAGTACCTCAAAGATCCGGTCATTGTCGACCTT GTGGGTGAAGATGATCAGAAGCTGGCAGAAGGGATTTCTCTGTTGTCTATTGCTACAGAGAATCATGCAAAACCTGCTGTCCTTGCACAATTGATTCAG GACCATGCTAAAGGAGGTAAGTGCATCGTATTTACACAAACAAAAAGGGATGCTGATCGGTTGTCATACACCATGGGTCGAACTGTCCAGTGCCAAGCCCTTCATGGAGATATTACACAAGGCCAAAGAGAGAGAACACTTCAAGGATTTCGTGAAGGGCGCTTTAGTACTTTGATTGCCACTGATGTTGCTGCTCGTGGTTTGGATATTCCAAATGTGGATCTG GTGATACACTATGAATTACCAAACAATTCAGAGATATTCGTTCACAGGTCAGGCCGTACTGGTCGTGCTGGGAAGAAGGGTATTGCAATTGTGATGTACGGTTACAACCAAAGTAGAGCTGTCCGGGGTATTGAGAACGACGTTGGAGGCAAGTTTCAGGAG CTTCCAAAGATCAACGTTGAAGGTTCTGACTTGACGATGGCTAGTGGTTTTGATTCCTACGGAGGCGGAGGCGGTGGCGGCCGCTCACGCGGTGGCGGTTTTGGTGGCCGCAGTGGTGGTTTTGGCAACTCTTCGAGCAGAGGTGGTGGGTTAGGTGATTCAGGGTTTGGTCGTTCGGGCGGTGGGTTTGGTCgttcaggcggcggcggcggtggatttGGCGATTCAGGGTTTGGCCGatcaggtggtggtggtggtggattcGGTGATTCAGGGTTTGGCCGATCAGGTGGTGGTGGAGGATTCGGCTCAAGTGGTGGATTTGGGGGTTCTGGTTCAGGGCGGTCTGGTGGGTTTGGTAGCGGCTCTGGTAGCTCTGGCTCTAGCTGGGGCGGATTCGGCAGCTTTGGAGGCAAAAGCTCCTGA